The Streptomyces sp. NBC_00435 nucleotide sequence GGGGCACGGGCATCGACGAGCTGGTCGAGGCACTGGAGAAGCACCGGGCGTGGATGGACGAGCGCGGGGTGCTGGCCGAGCGCCGTACGGCCCGGGCCGCGCGCGAGGTCGAGACGATCGCGATCACCGCGCTGCGGGCCCGGCTGGCCGACGTGCACGGCGACACCCGTCTGGAGGCCCTGGCGGCGCGGGTGGCCGCGGGCGAGCTGGACCCGTACGCGGCCTCGGACGCGCTGCTGGCGACTCTGACGGAACCGGATGCGGAGCCCGCGGGCCGGTCATAGACTGGCGAACGCCCGGAATGCCCCAACGCAGGGAGGTTTCATGGCGAAGCGCGGCAACAAGAAGCGAGCCCGCAAGAAGAAGAAGGCCAACCACGGGAAGCGTCCCAACTCCTGACCGTGGGGACCGACCACATACGGAAGCCGCACCTCGTCCACGGGGTGCGGCTTCCGTATGTGCGGAGCGGCTCACGGCTCAGCCGTTGTTGTCGTTGTTGTCGTTGTCGTTGTCGTTCGAGTCGGAGTGGGACGCGGTGACCTTGCCCGAGGTGGGGTCCACGTGCACGTTCTGGGTGCCGGAGGCGGTCTTGACCTCGACGTCCCAGTAGCGGGTGCTGTCGTCGTCGTCCCAGCTCACCGACGAGACCGTGCCCGCGTGGGCCGCGAGGGCGGCCTTCATGGCCTCCTGGGCGGTGAATTTCGCGGCGATCAGCGCGGCGTCCTCGTCGCCGTCGTCGTCCTGGTCGGTGTTCTCGACGGTGACCGCGCCGCCGGCCGCGGCGACGAGCAGTTCCGTGTGGCTGCCGTCCTTGGCGATCACGTTCACGTGCCAGACCGGGCCGTCCTTGTCGAGGGACTCGATGACTCCGGGATGGCTCTTGAGGGCCGCGGTGGCGGCCCCGTCGGCGTCGACCGCCGCGCGCAGGGGCGCGGAGACGGGCGTGGACCCGGCAGCCGCTTCGGCGGTGGACGCGGCGGCGGCCGCCACCGGTCCCGTGACCAGCAGGACTGCGGCGGCCGCGGCCGACGAGACGTACAGGGTGCGCTTCATGGCTTGACCTCCTCAGGCCGGCCATGCGCTTACGGTTGCTCGGCGGCGGCCGGCGAGCGAGCGTTACCGCCCATTCTCCGACCTGCGGCCGGGGAGCGCCGCCCGGAGCTCCCCGGCCCGGGGCTCAGCCCTTGCCGCGCCCCGCGCGCAGGTGCTCGGCAACGGGGCCGAGGGACGCGCGTAGAGCCGCGAGCGCATCCGGCGGGAGCAGGTCGATGAAGTGCCGGCGGACGGACGCCACGTGGTGCGGGGCGACCTTGCGCATCGTCTCCATGCCCTCGGGAGTGAGTACGGCATAGAGCCCGCGGCGGTCGGACTCGCAGTTCATGCGGCGGACCAGGCCTGCCGATTCCATGCGGGTGATCTGGTGCGAGAGCCGGCTCTTGGACTGGAGGGTCGACGTCGCGAGATCGCTCATCCGCATCCGGTGCTCGTCGGACTCGGAGAGGTTCACGAGGATCTCGTAGTCGTTGTTCGTGAGCCCGAAGGGCTGGAGATCCTTTTCCAGCTGGTGCATCAGCAGTCTGCTGACGTCCAGATGAGTGCGCCAGGCACACTGCTCGGCGTCGTTCAGCCAGGGGGTGGCCGTCTCGGTCTCGATGGTCTCCATGAAAGAACTCTACCTAAGAAGTTGAATTGCGTACAAAAAATGCCCGGGTGGGCCCGGGTGGGCCCGGGTGGGAGGGGTGGGGCTACAGCCCGAAGCGGCGCTGGAGATCACCCAGCTGCCCCGGCATCCGCGGCACGCCCAGCTGCCCGAGCGGCCCCTGCGCCGCCCCGGGGACGCCCTGCGCGTTGCCCGTGGCCGCACCGGCGCCCACGGCCCCGATCGCCTGCTCCGCCATCAGCATCTCCGACGACTGGAGCAGCACCGTCCCGGCGCCCACGAACTCGAACTGGTGCTCCTCGCCCGAGGAGCCCCCGATTCCCGTCAGTGAGCGCAGGCCGCCGATCACGCCCGACATGTACCCGTGGTCGTAGTGGTGGCAGGGGGAGGGGCAGTCCGCCCACCCCACCAGCGCCTGCGGGTCCACGCGCAGCGGCGGCTCCATGAACACCACCGGTCCGTTGGACGCCGCCACGAACTTCCCGGTTCCGATCAGGGTGAGGAAACCGGGGACGATCGACTGCTTCAGCGCGAGCGAGGGCTGGTAGGCCAGCAGATTGCCCGACCTGATCGTCAGGTTGCCGTTGTCCAGGTCGTACGAGTTCACGTCGAAGGCCCGGTCGGCGAGGAGCATCTTGCCCTGGCCCTCGGCCACCACCCAGTCGCTCGCGTGCAGCGGCGAGTGGAAGCTGGTGCGCAGCAGCCGGTCGAAGCGGCCGTGGCCGATGCCGTTGAACTCGATGCGCCCGTAGTAGGCGATCATCTTGCCCTTCTGCAGGAACCACTGGCTCCCCTTGAGCTCCACGCAGAAGGTGTAGGCATTGACGTTGTCGTCGGACGGCAGGGTGTACGGGTCGAGGACCGTCGGGCCGCCCGGTCCACCGGTTGCAGGACCAAAGTTCACAGCTTCTCCTCCGAGGCCTGTACGTACACCGCGCCCTGTCCGGACAGCTCCAGCTGGAAGGCCTCGCCCGAGCCGCGCCCGACCATGTCGCGCCAGCCCAGCGCCGTGGACAGCTTGTTGCGGACCTCGCCGTGGTGGGCGACGTAGGCCTGCGGGTCCACGTGGACGGGCCGCTGCGGGGTGATCGGCAGTTCGATGACCCCGCCGTGGGCCATCACGGCCACCGAGCCGTGGCCCTTGAGGGTGGTGGTGAACAGGCCCTGGCCGCTGACCTGGCCGCGCACCATGCCCATGACCCCGCCCTGCGAGCCCATGAACATCGTGCCCTGCTGCAGGGTGCCGTCGAAGGCGAGCAGCCGGTCCGCCTCCACGTACAGGGTCTCGCCGGTCAGGCTGATCACCTGGATGTGGTGGCCGCCGTGGCCGAACATCACGGTGCCGTTGCCCTCGACCTCCATCAGCGGGGTCTGCTCGTTGGCCACGCGGCGGCCGATCATGCCCATGACCCCGCCCTGGCCGCCGGTCAGGCTCGGGGTGAAGGAGACCTCGCCGCGGTAGGCGAGCATCGCGCCGCGCTGGCTGTACATCTTCTGCCCGGGTACGACCTGGGCCTCGACCATCTTCGAGTTGATCTCACGGAACGGCATCAGATGTCGCCCCCGATGGTGTTGCGCTCGCTGGGCTGTACGTACACCAGGCCCTCGCCCTCGAAGCGGATCTGGAACGCCTCGCCGGAGCCCTCGCCGATCAGCGTGCGGAAGGTCACACCGGACTGGAAGGACTGCTGGAGGTTGCCGGTGTGCGCGATGTACGCCCCGGGGTCGACGGAGAGCGGGTACTGGGCGCTCACGCGCAGCACCACCGCCGGACCGTCGGACACGATCGCCGCCTGCCCGTTGCCCTCGACGGTCGTGGTGAACAGGCCGTTGCCCGTCACCCCGCCGCGCAGGCCGGTGAAGGTGGTGCCGGTGCGCAGGCCGGCGTCGGTGCACAGCAGGTTGCTGGACTCGACGTACAGCTTCTCGCCGCGCAGATTGACCAGATTGATCTCGCTCGCCCGGTCGGCGAAGAAGCAGGTGCCGTGCCCCTGCACCTCCATCACGGTCATCTGCTCGCCGGTGAGCCGCCGGGTCACCATCCCGCGGAGGCCTTCGCCACCGCCTGTCATCTTCTTGAAGGCCATCTGGCCGTCGTACGCGACCATGGCGCCGTTCTTCGCTTTCACGGCGTCACCGGTCAGGTCGACGGCGAGCACCTTGCTGCCTTGGAGTCGGAACTGAGCCACGGGAAGACGTTATCGGCAGAGGGCGGGACCGAACAGGGCCCGTTGGCCGATATCGGCTCCGATCGGCCGCGACCGGGCCCCGCGCCAAGATCTTCCGGGCCGGCTGAGACACTGGGACGGACCCCCGGCACCCACCCCGAAGGTTCCACGTGGACATCAAGACCGCTTCCGCCCTGCACCGGCTGCGCCTCATCTCCGTACCGGAGGCACTGTCGTTCCCGGCGCTGCTGATCTTCGGCTCGGTGCTGAGCCGGATCTCGGACATCGACTACCTGATGATGCCGCTCGGCATCCTCCACGGGATCCTCTTCGTCATCTACGCGGTGTTCCTGCTGGATGTCTGGAACAAGGCCAAGTGGCCCCTGAAGAAGGTCGCGCTGTTCTTCCTGCTGGCCCTGGTGCCCTTCGGCGGGCTCTACGGCGACCGGGTGCTCAAGCGCGAGGAGTCGGCCGGCGTGCTCGCGGCCCGTGCCCGTGAGGCGGCCCGCGCATGATGATCGCGTTCTCGGTGACCCCGCTGGGCGTGGGCGAGGAGGTCGGCGAGTACGTCGCCGACGCCGTCCGCGTCGTGCGGGAGTCCGGACTGCCGAACCGTACGGACGCCATGTTCACCACCGTCGAGGGGGAGTGGGACGAGGTGATGGACGTGGTGAAGCGCGCGGTGCAGGCCGTGGAGGCGCGTGCGCCCCGGGTCTCCTTCGTCCTCAAGGCCGACATCCGTCCCGGCGTCACGGACGGCATCACCTCCAAGGTGGAGACGGTGGAACGCCACCTCGCCGGGGGCTGATCCCCCGTTGGTCCCTTTCGAACGCCCCCGGCCGTCGCGGCCGGGGGCGTTCGCGTTCCCGCCGGCCCGCGCGGCCACCCGTACGGCCCCTGAGCGAGGACACGGAACGGAACCGCCCGCTCGGCCGAATCCAGTTCGACACGACCAGGTATCTCCCCTTTCGTTGGGGTATGGACCTCGGTTTCGATCACTGGAGGAACCGTGCGGCAGGCATCCTTCGACTACGAGACCCACAGCCGGCTCGCCGGCCCCCTCGAGGAGCCCGATCCTTCCGCCGCCTACCGGGTGACGTACCGTTCCCTCCTCGCGGGCGAGGACCTCCGGACCCGAATACGGGCCCTCGCACTCATGACGCTGGCACCCCTCGCCGCCGCGGGGCTGCTCCTCTACCTCGTCTGGCCCACGCACTGGACGGTCCGGGAGGGCGGCGAGCGCTGGCTGGTCCGGTGCGACGCCGTCATGCTCGGATCCATCGGCCTGATCATGCTCTTCATGCTGGTCAACGTGGTGTCGATCGCCCATGCCACGCTGGTCGCCCGGGACCCCGTGCCGGTCACCGCCGAACCCGGCACCCGCGTCGCCTTCCTCACCACCTACGTGCCCGGCAAGGAACCCCTCGCCATGGCCGCCGCCACCCTGCGCGGGGCGGTGCGCGTGCGCCACGACGGGCCGCTCGACGTCTGGCTCCTCGACGAGGGCGACGACCCCGGGGCCCGGCGACTGTGCGCGGAGCTCGGCGTGCGCCACTTCACCCGCAAGGGCGTCGCCGAGTGGAACACCGCCGCGGGCGCCCACCGGGCGCGGACCAAGCACGGCAACTACAACTCCTGGCTGGCCCGGCACGGCGGGGAGTACGACTACTTCGCCTCCGTCGACACCGACCACGTACCGCTGCCGGAGTACCTGGAGCGGATGCTCGGCTTCTTCCGCGACCCCGACACCGCCTTCGTCGTCGGCCCGCAGGTCTACGGCAACTACACCACCACGGTCACCAAGGCCGCCGAGTCCCAGCAGTACCTCTTCCACGCGCTGATCCAGCGCGCGGGGAACCGCTACGGCGCCCCCATGTTCGTCGGCACCAACAACGCGGTGCGGATCAGCGCCCTCGCGCAGATCGGCGGGCTCTACGACTCCGTCACCGAGGACATGGCCACCGGCTTCGAGCTGCACCGCCGCCGCAACCCCGCCACCGGGCGGTTCTGGCGCTCCGTCTACACCCCGGACGTGCTCGCGGTGGGGGAGGGGCCGAGCACCTGGACCGACTTCTTCACGCAGCAGCTGCGCTGGTCGCGGGGGACGTACGAGACCCTCCTGCGGCAGTACTGGCGCGGCTGCCTGCGGATGCCCCCGGGCCGCTGGCTCAACTACACGCTGATGCTGCTCTACTACCCGATGACGGCCGTCAACTGGCTGCTCGGCGTCCTCAGCTGCGTCCTGTTCCTGTGGTTCGGCGCCTCCGGCACCCAGGTCTCCTCCGAGGTCTGGCTGATGCTGTGGACCGACGCCGCCGCCCTCCAGGTCGGCCTGTACCTGTGGAACCGCCGCCACAACGTCTCGCCGCACGAGCCCGCCGGCTCCGGCGGACTCGCCGGCATGGCGATGTCCGCGATCTGCGCGCCGGTCTACCTCAAGTCGCTCGGCTCGGCGGTGCTGCGCACGCGGGGACGCTTCGTCGTCACCCCCAAGGGAGGGGTCGCCAGCCCCGACCGCCCGGCGACCTTCCGGGTCCACCTCCTGTGGGCCGCCGTCCTGCTCCTCTCCCTCGCCGCCTCCGTGCGCTACGGCCACACCCACGCGGCCATGCGCCTCTGGGCGGTGCTGGCGCTGGCCGTCGCCCTCGCTCCGGCGGCCGTGTGGGGGGCGACGGCGCTGCGGGCCCGGTGCGGGCTTCGCGGCCGGGTGCGGGCGGCCGTGCCCGGCGGGGGGCCCGGGCCGGGTGGTGGGGCCGGGCCGGGCGAGGAGCCGGAGCCGGCGTTCGCGACGACCGCGGGAGGGGACTGAGGCATGGCGTACCGCCCTTCGAAGCAGTTCAGGAAGACCGCCCTGGGCGCCGGGGTCGCCGCCGTGCTGCTCGCGCTCAACGCGCCGGCCGCGCTCTCCTTCGCCGGGGACACCTACCACTCGTACAAGATCGGCCGGTCCAGCTACCGCATCCAGTACGGCTCGTGGGGGCTGATCGACCTGCCGGCCGAGTACCGGATCA carries:
- a CDS encoding 50S ribosomal protein bL37, with amino-acid sequence MAKRGNKKRARKKKKANHGKRPNS
- a CDS encoding PepSY domain-containing protein yields the protein MKRTLYVSSAAAAAVLLVTGPVAAAAASTAEAAAGSTPVSAPLRAAVDADGAATAALKSHPGVIESLDKDGPVWHVNVIAKDGSHTELLVAAAGGAVTVENTDQDDDGDEDAALIAAKFTAQEAMKAALAAHAGTVSSVSWDDDDSTRYWDVEVKTASGTQNVHVDPTSGKVTASHSDSNDNDNDNNDNNG
- a CDS encoding MarR family winged helix-turn-helix transcriptional regulator; amino-acid sequence: METETATPWLNDAEQCAWRTHLDVSRLLMHQLEKDLQPFGLTNNDYEILVNLSESDEHRMRMSDLATSTLQSKSRLSHQITRMESAGLVRRMNCESDRRGLYAVLTPEGMETMRKVAPHHVASVRRHFIDLLPPDALAALRASLGPVAEHLRAGRGKG
- a CDS encoding AIM24 family protein, with the protein product MNFGPATGGPGGPTVLDPYTLPSDDNVNAYTFCVELKGSQWFLQKGKMIAYYGRIEFNGIGHGRFDRLLRTSFHSPLHASDWVVAEGQGKMLLADRAFDVNSYDLDNGNLTIRSGNLLAYQPSLALKQSIVPGFLTLIGTGKFVAASNGPVVFMEPPLRVDPQALVGWADCPSPCHHYDHGYMSGVIGGLRSLTGIGGSSGEEHQFEFVGAGTVLLQSSEMLMAEQAIGAVGAGAATGNAQGVPGAAQGPLGQLGVPRMPGQLGDLQRRFGL
- a CDS encoding AIM24 family protein produces the protein MPFREINSKMVEAQVVPGQKMYSQRGAMLAYRGEVSFTPSLTGGQGGVMGMIGRRVANEQTPLMEVEGNGTVMFGHGGHHIQVISLTGETLYVEADRLLAFDGTLQQGTMFMGSQGGVMGMVRGQVSGQGLFTTTLKGHGSVAVMAHGGVIELPITPQRPVHVDPQAYVAHHGEVRNKLSTALGWRDMVGRGSGEAFQLELSGQGAVYVQASEEKL
- a CDS encoding AIM24 family protein is translated as MAQFRLQGSKVLAVDLTGDAVKAKNGAMVAYDGQMAFKKMTGGGEGLRGMVTRRLTGEQMTVMEVQGHGTCFFADRASEINLVNLRGEKLYVESSNLLCTDAGLRTGTTFTGLRGGVTGNGLFTTTVEGNGQAAIVSDGPAVVLRVSAQYPLSVDPGAYIAHTGNLQQSFQSGVTFRTLIGEGSGEAFQIRFEGEGLVYVQPSERNTIGGDI
- a CDS encoding DUF3817 domain-containing protein; this encodes MDIKTASALHRLRLISVPEALSFPALLIFGSVLSRISDIDYLMMPLGILHGILFVIYAVFLLDVWNKAKWPLKKVALFFLLALVPFGGLYGDRVLKREESAGVLAARAREAARA
- a CDS encoding MTH1187 family thiamine-binding protein, which encodes MMIAFSVTPLGVGEEVGEYVADAVRVVRESGLPNRTDAMFTTVEGEWDEVMDVVKRAVQAVEARAPRVSFVLKADIRPGVTDGITSKVETVERHLAGG
- a CDS encoding glycosyltransferase family 2 protein, encoding MRQASFDYETHSRLAGPLEEPDPSAAYRVTYRSLLAGEDLRTRIRALALMTLAPLAAAGLLLYLVWPTHWTVREGGERWLVRCDAVMLGSIGLIMLFMLVNVVSIAHATLVARDPVPVTAEPGTRVAFLTTYVPGKEPLAMAAATLRGAVRVRHDGPLDVWLLDEGDDPGARRLCAELGVRHFTRKGVAEWNTAAGAHRARTKHGNYNSWLARHGGEYDYFASVDTDHVPLPEYLERMLGFFRDPDTAFVVGPQVYGNYTTTVTKAAESQQYLFHALIQRAGNRYGAPMFVGTNNAVRISALAQIGGLYDSVTEDMATGFELHRRRNPATGRFWRSVYTPDVLAVGEGPSTWTDFFTQQLRWSRGTYETLLRQYWRGCLRMPPGRWLNYTLMLLYYPMTAVNWLLGVLSCVLFLWFGASGTQVSSEVWLMLWTDAAALQVGLYLWNRRHNVSPHEPAGSGGLAGMAMSAICAPVYLKSLGSAVLRTRGRFVVTPKGGVASPDRPATFRVHLLWAAVLLLSLAASVRYGHTHAAMRLWAVLALAVALAPAAVWGATALRARCGLRGRVRAAVPGGGPGPGGGAGPGEEPEPAFATTAGGD